The Acidimicrobiia bacterium genomic interval TGGTCGGGGAGCCAGGTTGAGCCCCTTGCCTATAGGCAAGAATGGCGTTGTGAAAAGCGTGGACCCGGAACGGGACAAGGCGGTGACCGAGGCCGAACAGCGGGCGGCGGATGCGTCCACCCGCAGCCGCGTTGCGCGCTCCATCCTCTAGCACGGACCCTCCACGCCCCGCACGCTGCGACGATCGTCGCAATGCTGCGAGCAGAGCCATTTTTCTTTTCATAAGGTTGGCCTCCTTTTGGTTCGCGGGAATCGTAGGCGATGAGGACCTGCCGCGGCGGTCAGAGACCATGGTTGGTCGATGACGATGGTGAGGGCGCGATCGGCTCTCTGGATCTAGCCTTGCAGGAACAGTCGGTGCCGCCGGGAAGCTACCTCTCCCGAGCCGACAATTGCCCGGCATCGGGAGGGCGGAGAAGGCGGTTATCCGAGCATCCGGCTATAGGCTATGCCGGCGGCGCGGGTAGCGGTTCAACCGGCCGGCCACGAACAAAGGATGACTTGATGGCCATAAAGGGAATGCTTACTCTCGACGAACTTCGGACTGAGGTCGAAGACGGGACCATCGACACCGTTGTCGTGGCTTTTACCGACCATTACGGACGGCAGTTGGGGAAGCGTTTTGACCCCGATTTCTTCCTAAGTGACGGTGCCGAACACGGTACGCACGCTTGTGACTACCTGTTGACGGTCGATATGGAGATGGAGCCAGTCCCCGGGTACGAGTACGCCAGTTGGGAGCTGGGATACGGAGATTTTCATCTGGTTCCTGACATGTCGACGTTGCGACGTGCCGCTTGGGCGGACCGCACGGCCATTGTCGTATGTGATGTTGTAGATGACGCCACCCATTCGAATGTGAAGGTGGCTCCGCGCAGCATATTGCGAGTCCAGCTTGATCGATTGGCCGGGATGGGTCTCACCGTCATGGCCGCTTCGGAACTTGAATTCTTCCTGTTCAGGGACTCGTACCGGAAAGCCCACCGGAAGGGATACAGTTCGTTGAAGGCGGGCGGTTGGTACATCGATGACTATCACCTGTTACAGGGATTTCGGATTGAGGATTACGTCGGCGCAGCTCGTCGTCACCTTCGGGATTCGGGTATCCCCGTCGAGAACTCGAAGGGTGAATGGGGCCGCGGTCAGCATGAGTTGAACGTTCGATTCACAGAAGCGCTGGAAATGGCGGACCGTCATGTGGTCTTCAAGGAATGTTTGAAGGAAACGGCCGAGAACCTGGGGGTAAGCGTCACGTTCATGGCCAAGCCCGATTCGGCCGAGGCGGGCAGCAGCTGTCATATTCATCTCAGTCTGTGGGACAAAGACGGCAATGCGTTTGTTGGTGACCAGGACCTGGGCGCCGGCCTCGAGGCCTCGGACACATTTCGCTGGTTCCTGGGTGGTTGGATGGCTCATGTACGTGAGTTGATGGTGTGTTACGCCCCAACCGTCAATTCCTATAAGCGGTATCAGGACGGGTCATGGGCGCCGACGAGGATCGCCTGGGCCAAAGACAACCGCACCGCCGGGTTCCGGGTAGTCGGGTCCGGACCGAGTCTTCGCATCGAATGCCGAATCCCGGGAGCCGATGTCAATCCCTATCTTGCGTACGCAGCCGCCTTGGCCAGCGGCCTCGATGGCATCGAAAACCGGATCGAACCACCGCCGGTATTTCAAGGGGACGTCTATGCGGCTGTTGAGCTTCCGCGAATCCAGCACACCTTGCGCGAAGCGGTCGACGATTTCAAGACCAGTTCCTTCGCCCGGCGAGCCTTCGGAGATGAGGTGGTGGATCACTACAGCCATTTCTTCGAGGTGGAGCAGTCGGCATATGATGCTGCGGTCACCGACTGGGAACGGTCCCGCTACTTCGAGAGGATTTGAGAATGCGTCTCGACGGCAAGATTGCATTAATAACGGGATCAGCGTCCGGGATCGGGCGTCAAACCGCACTTCTCTTTGCTCGTGAAGGAGCCCGAATCGCGGCCGTCGACCTCAGTTCGGACGCCAACGAGGAAACGGCCGCCCTGGTTAGGCAGGCTGGCGGCGACGTTCTGACTTTGCGAGCTGATGTCTCGAAAGCTGCCGACTGCCAGGAGATGGTCGCCAAGACGGAATCGCATTTCGGGAAACTGGACGTGATGTTCAACAACGCCGGCGTGATGCTGTCCGAAGATGGCGACGCGGTTTCCACCGATGAACAGATCTGGGATCTGACCATGGCGATAAACGTCAAAGGTGTGTTCTTCGGATGCAAATACGGAATTCCGGCGTTGCGGCGAGCCGGCGGCGGGTCGAACATCAACACGGCTTCCTTCGTTGCCCTGGTTGGGGCGGCCACCCCCCAACTCGCCTACACCGCATCGAAAGGTGCCGTTCTATCGATGACTCGGGAACTGGCCGTTATTCATGCCAGGGAAAACATTCGGGTCAACGCACTGTGTCCCGGACCGTTACGAACCGAACTGCTCATGAAGTTTCTCGACACCGACGAGAAGCGGAATCGGCGCCTCGTGCACGTCCCGATGGGTCGGTTCGGCGAAGCCGAGGAGATGGCCAAAGCCGTGCTCTACCTGGCATCGGACGACTCATCGTATGTGACCGGTACTGAGTTCATGGTCGACGGTGGCTTGACAGCTGCCTATGTCACTCCGGAGTGATGGTGCTGCGCAGGGGATTGTTGATCGGCGGAGTCGAATCGGACGAGGGCCCGATGGACCTGGTCGTCGATCCGTCGACCGGAGTTACGGTTGCCGAGGTCGCCCGGGCCACGGCCAAAGACGTTGAACGGGCAGTGCAAGTCGCCCACCGGGCATTTGAGCAGGCGATGTGGAGTCGGACCCCGCCGCCGGAACGGGGGCGGATTCTCGCAAGAGTGGCGGCGCTGATCAGCGAGAGACGCGAAGACCTCGCCCGTCTCGAGTCCCGCCAAGCGGGGAAACCCATATCGGCAGCCCGTGGGGAAATAGGCGCGGTGGCCCGAACCTTTGAGTACTACGCCGGCTCGGTCGACAAGTTTGGTGGGCAGACGATTCCTGGTGGCGCCGATGGCACGCTGCTCACCTTCCGCGAGCCGGTCGGCGTCTGCGGGATTATCACCCCGTGGAACTTCCCGATGGTGATCCTCGGGTGGAAGCTGGCGCCCGCCCTGGCAATGGGTAACTCGGTTGTAATCAAACCTGCCAG includes:
- a CDS encoding glutamine synthetase, which codes for MAIKGMLTLDELRTEVEDGTIDTVVVAFTDHYGRQLGKRFDPDFFLSDGAEHGTHACDYLLTVDMEMEPVPGYEYASWELGYGDFHLVPDMSTLRRAAWADRTAIVVCDVVDDATHSNVKVAPRSILRVQLDRLAGMGLTVMAASELEFFLFRDSYRKAHRKGYSSLKAGGWYIDDYHLLQGFRIEDYVGAARRHLRDSGIPVENSKGEWGRGQHELNVRFTEALEMADRHVVFKECLKETAENLGVSVTFMAKPDSAEAGSSCHIHLSLWDKDGNAFVGDQDLGAGLEASDTFRWFLGGWMAHVRELMVCYAPTVNSYKRYQDGSWAPTRIAWAKDNRTAGFRVVGSGPSLRIECRIPGADVNPYLAYAAALASGLDGIENRIEPPPVFQGDVYAAVELPRIQHTLREAVDDFKTSSFARRAFGDEVVDHYSHFFEVEQSAYDAAVTDWERSRYFERI
- a CDS encoding SDR family oxidoreductase; amino-acid sequence: MRLDGKIALITGSASGIGRQTALLFAREGARIAAVDLSSDANEETAALVRQAGGDVLTLRADVSKAADCQEMVAKTESHFGKLDVMFNNAGVMLSEDGDAVSTDEQIWDLTMAINVKGVFFGCKYGIPALRRAGGGSNINTASFVALVGAATPQLAYTASKGAVLSMTRELAVIHARENIRVNALCPGPLRTELLMKFLDTDEKRNRRLVHVPMGRFGEAEEMAKAVLYLASDDSSYVTGTEFMVDGGLTAAYVTPE
- a CDS encoding aldehyde dehydrogenase; this translates as MVLRRGLLIGGVESDEGPMDLVVDPSTGVTVAEVARATAKDVERAVQVAHRAFEQAMWSRTPPPERGRILARVAALISERREDLARLESRQAGKPISAARGEIGAVARTFEYYAGSVDKFGGQTIPGGADGTLLTFREPVGVCGIITPWNFPMVILGWKLAPALAMGNSVVIKPASATPLTALALADICAEAGVPAGVVNVVPGPGSIAGDALVGHPLVRKISFTGSTAVGADVMRIAAPDIKRVSLELGGKSANVVFADADLDDCVQSSVFGAYDNTGQDCCSRSRILVERSVFDEFVERFTARAGTLVVGPTDDEDTELGPLISDGHRDSVE